Proteins found in one Sporosarcina sp. FSL K6-3457 genomic segment:
- the uvrA gene encoding excinuclease ABC subunit UvrA, translated as MKNNEIVIQGARAHNLKNIDVTIPRDQLVVMTGLSGSGKSSLAFDTIYAEGQRRYVESLSAYARQFLGQMDKPDVDVIEGLSPAISIDQKTTSRNPRSTVGTVTEIYDYLRLLYARIGKPICPIHGTEISSQTIQQMVDRLLELPERSRIQVLAPIVSGRKGTHVKLIEDIKKQGYVRIRVNGEIIDLDDNIELNKNKKHNIEVVIDRIVMKEDVAARLSDSLESALRLAEGTVLIDVIDGEELLFSEHHACPLCGFSIGELEPRMFSFNSPFGACQDCDGLGSKQEVDPDLIIPDWSRSLREHAIAPWEPTSSQYYPELLKTVADHFGISMDVPVSELPEDELDKLLKGSQDEKIRFRYTNEFGGTRDSNIYFEGVLANIERRFKETSSDYIREQMEKYMAQRPCPTCAGYRLKEETLAVKVAGVHIGKVTELSIIEADQFFKNLQLSEKDAQIAKLILREIDERLGFLINVGLDYLTLSRASGTLSGGEAQRIRLATQIGSRLTGVLYILDEPSIGLHQRDNDRLIGTLKSMRDIGNTLIVVEHDEDTMMAADYLIDIGPGAGVAGGEIVSAGTPDKVMNDPKSLTGQYLSGKKYIPLPVERRKADGRKISIKGASENNLKNVNVDIPLGQFIAVTGVSGSGKSTLINEVLYKVLAQKLNRSKQKPGEYKSVIGIEELEKVIEIDQSPIGRTPRSNPATYTSMFDDVRDVYASTNEAKVRGYKKGRFSFNVKGGRCEACRGDGIIKIEMHFLPDVYVPCEVCHGKRYNRETLEVHYKGKNISEVLGMTVEDALVFFENIPKISRKLQTIVDVGLGYIQLGQPATTLSGGEAQRVKLASELHKRSNGKSFYILDEPTTGLHVHDISKLLIVLQRLVDSGNTVLVIEHNLDVIKTVDHIIDLGPEGGDKGGQIIATGTPEKVAENDKSYTGYYLKPILERDRKRMATAIEAAESISE; from the coding sequence ATGAAAAATAATGAAATCGTCATACAAGGTGCCAGAGCACATAATCTAAAAAATATTGATGTCACCATTCCGCGTGACCAACTCGTCGTGATGACAGGTTTGTCAGGGTCAGGGAAATCCTCTCTTGCATTTGACACCATTTATGCTGAGGGACAGCGGAGATATGTGGAATCATTGTCAGCATATGCGCGTCAGTTTTTAGGGCAAATGGATAAGCCAGATGTTGATGTCATTGAAGGACTATCTCCGGCCATTTCTATCGACCAGAAAACAACTAGTCGTAACCCACGCTCGACAGTGGGGACTGTCACAGAAATTTATGATTATTTGCGTCTGCTATATGCGCGTATAGGAAAGCCGATTTGTCCAATCCACGGTACGGAAATTTCATCCCAGACGATTCAGCAAATGGTCGATCGCCTGTTGGAATTGCCAGAACGTTCCCGTATTCAAGTGCTGGCACCTATCGTTTCAGGCCGCAAAGGGACCCATGTGAAATTAATTGAGGATATTAAAAAGCAAGGATATGTACGTATCCGAGTAAATGGTGAAATTATCGACTTAGATGACAATATTGAGTTAAATAAAAACAAAAAGCATAACATCGAAGTGGTCATTGACCGTATTGTGATGAAGGAAGATGTTGCAGCGCGTTTAAGTGACTCCCTTGAATCTGCGTTACGTCTGGCGGAAGGTACTGTTCTTATCGATGTTATCGACGGAGAAGAGCTGTTATTTAGTGAGCATCATGCTTGTCCGTTATGTGGATTTTCAATAGGCGAACTGGAGCCGCGAATGTTTTCCTTTAACAGTCCATTCGGTGCCTGTCAGGATTGTGATGGTTTGGGGTCGAAGCAGGAAGTGGATCCAGATTTGATTATCCCGGATTGGTCTCGGTCGCTGCGTGAGCATGCGATAGCGCCATGGGAACCAACTAGCTCACAATACTATCCAGAACTTTTAAAAACAGTTGCTGATCATTTTGGTATTTCGATGGATGTACCCGTTAGTGAATTGCCAGAGGATGAGTTGGACAAGCTATTAAAGGGCTCACAAGATGAGAAAATTCGCTTTCGTTATACGAACGAATTTGGTGGTACGCGAGATAGCAATATTTATTTCGAAGGGGTTTTAGCGAATATTGAACGGCGCTTTAAAGAAACGTCTTCTGATTATATTCGTGAGCAAATGGAGAAATATATGGCGCAGCGTCCTTGTCCGACGTGTGCGGGCTATCGTTTGAAGGAAGAAACGCTTGCAGTGAAAGTAGCTGGTGTCCATATCGGTAAGGTCACCGAATTATCGATTATCGAAGCGGATCAGTTTTTCAAAAACCTTCAGTTGTCCGAAAAAGATGCTCAAATTGCCAAGCTGATTTTACGTGAAATTGATGAGCGACTTGGTTTTCTTATTAATGTTGGACTCGATTATTTAACATTATCAAGAGCATCAGGCACATTGTCGGGTGGTGAAGCACAGCGAATTCGATTGGCCACACAAATCGGCTCGCGGCTCACGGGTGTCCTCTATATTTTAGATGAACCATCAATCGGCTTACATCAACGAGATAATGATCGACTCATTGGTACATTGAAAAGCATGCGGGATATTGGTAATACGCTAATTGTCGTGGAGCATGATGAAGATACAATGATGGCAGCTGATTATTTGATTGATATCGGACCGGGGGCTGGTGTTGCAGGTGGAGAAATCGTGTCAGCTGGCACACCAGATAAGGTGATGAATGACCCGAAATCGTTAACAGGTCAATATTTAAGCGGCAAGAAATACATTCCACTACCCGTGGAACGACGGAAAGCAGATGGCCGAAAAATCTCCATTAAAGGTGCTTCAGAGAACAATTTAAAAAATGTCAATGTCGATATCCCGCTCGGGCAGTTCATCGCAGTTACGGGTGTATCAGGGTCAGGTAAAAGCACGCTTATTAATGAAGTCCTTTACAAAGTTCTGGCTCAGAAATTGAACCGTTCTAAACAGAAACCAGGTGAATATAAATCTGTCATAGGTATTGAAGAACTAGAAAAGGTTATTGAAATTGACCAATCACCAATCGGGCGTACACCGAGATCGAATCCGGCAACGTATACGAGCATGTTTGACGATGTACGTGATGTCTATGCTTCAACTAATGAAGCAAAAGTACGGGGCTATAAAAAAGGACGTTTTAGCTTCAACGTCAAAGGTGGACGCTGTGAAGCCTGTCGCGGAGATGGCATTATTAAAATTGAAATGCATTTCTTACCGGATGTTTATGTACCTTGTGAAGTATGTCACGGCAAGCGCTACAATCGTGAAACATTAGAAGTGCATTATAAAGGCAAAAACATATCTGAAGTGTTAGGAATGACGGTTGAAGATGCACTCGTCTTTTTTGAAAATATCCCTAAAATCAGTCGGAAACTACAAACCATCGTTGACGTGGGGCTCGGCTATATCCAATTAGGGCAGCCCGCAACAACTTTATCGGGTGGAGAAGCGCAACGTGTGAAATTAGCTTCTGAGCTACATAAACGCTCGAATGGTAAATCATTTTATATTCTCGATGAACCGACAACGGGCTTGCATGTACACGATATTTCCAAGCTTTTGATTGTCCTGCAAAGACTTGTCGATTCGGGCAATACAGTCCTTGTGATTGAACATAATCTAGACGTCATTAAGACCGTTGACCATATTATCGACCTTGGACCTGAGGGCGGTGACAAAGGTGGACAAATTATTGCAACGGGCACACCTGAAAAAGTAGCAGAGAACGACAAGTCGTATACGGGTTATTATTTAAAACCAATTCTTGAACGAGACCGTAAGCGCATGGCAACAGCAATTGAAGCCGCCGAAAGTATAAGTGAATGA
- a CDS encoding DUF4097 family beta strand repeat-containing protein yields the protein MQNERQRILAMLENGTITTDEALTLLETLGQSKQTTKSVEVEQVAEEVTLSKTKPAEQTKQQQSAGQDFEFEKKENNEPSMDEFLDDLRKDFSNVGDRFMQFMQTAVQKVKDFDFDSPFGNAITFNHSLTKTASSIDEVIIDIDNGKVTIHHDEVDEIRAEFTVKTYTGDSEEKAKEDFLDKLLFVNDEGKLRISSDLKMVQVNVELFVPKKDYARISARLLNGSFKMKEAVAETVRIKTANGKIEIVGLTFKEGEFETANGSIALNNVTGNSIEAETLNGRVYIDGAVKDVEAQSLNGHVVVTTTDPAAEKIEAKTMSGSVEIYIPSSVALSGEIASNMGRLDLQLDDINRTAEQEQLLQRTIRFKKDVEGSSSPLHIFGEAKTGSVLVCYNAKQEK from the coding sequence ATGCAAAATGAACGACAACGAATTTTAGCAATGCTAGAAAACGGAACGATCACGACAGACGAAGCACTAACACTTCTAGAAACACTGGGGCAATCCAAGCAGACTACAAAATCGGTTGAGGTGGAGCAAGTAGCCGAGGAAGTAACATTATCGAAAACAAAGCCTGCTGAACAAACAAAACAACAACAATCTGCTGGACAGGACTTCGAATTTGAGAAAAAAGAAAACAATGAGCCCTCTATGGACGAGTTTTTGGACGATTTGCGTAAGGATTTCTCTAACGTAGGTGACCGCTTCATGCAATTCATGCAAACAGCTGTCCAGAAAGTGAAGGACTTCGATTTCGATTCACCTTTTGGCAATGCAATTACATTCAATCATTCGCTGACGAAAACTGCCAGTAGTATTGATGAAGTGATTATCGATATCGACAATGGTAAAGTAACAATCCATCACGATGAGGTGGATGAAATTCGTGCAGAGTTTACGGTGAAAACCTATACCGGTGACTCAGAAGAAAAGGCGAAAGAAGATTTTCTCGATAAATTGCTATTCGTCAATGATGAAGGCAAACTAAGAATTTCAAGTGATCTGAAAATGGTTCAAGTGAACGTAGAATTATTCGTTCCCAAAAAGGATTATGCAAGAATTTCTGCACGCCTATTAAATGGCTCCTTCAAAATGAAAGAGGCAGTAGCCGAAACAGTGCGTATTAAGACCGCGAATGGAAAAATTGAAATCGTTGGATTGACGTTTAAAGAAGGCGAATTTGAAACAGCTAATGGTTCTATCGCATTAAACAATGTGACGGGCAACAGCATTGAAGCTGAGACACTGAATGGTCGTGTGTATATCGACGGTGCTGTGAAAGATGTAGAGGCACAATCGCTGAATGGGCATGTGGTCGTCACAACAACAGATCCAGCAGCCGAGAAAATCGAAGCGAAGACGATGAGTGGATCAGTTGAAATCTATATTCCGAGTAGCGTTGCGCTATCGGGTGAAATTGCCTCTAATATGGGGCGTTTAGATTTACAATTAGATGACATCAACCGAACTGCTGAGCAAGAACAATTGCTACAGCGCACTATTCGTTTTAAAAAGGATGTTGAAGGAAGTTCATCCCCGCTTCATATTTTCGGGGAAGCGAAAACGGGATCTGTTCTTGTTTGTTACAATGCAAAGCAAGAAAAGTAA
- a CDS encoding hybrid sensor histidine kinase/response regulator, which produces MSNKKIIFILCLFMLVLTGFRMIWLFTSLSPITVETQLNVALERRHFTSMAMQILVAAVTFLHFVLGFILYFWRRQHIESLYLGIAAICKSISILLEEDRLLLLYLPMNEVWVEKVLVITYIGTTAFILLFINKIFFQNSIRIRKDKTNKIFQSMVVMYAVLSVLTIFLPYEMIHFVKPIIFIVAIFSYMIIAKMTWEPIKNGNRENVILLLGAAGTVSSFLWPFLVVNSQIELSYYPIDALVVFLSISILLFGRFFQVSDQNKELAIKLQHEIKRKDDFLANTSHELRNPLHGIINIAQSVLQNRVDPLTREKNIELVVTIGRHMSRTLDDLLDITRLKEHQIHLEKESLAIHTVTSGVVDMLRFMAANKDIQLDVQIPHDYPEVMADKNRLIQIVFNLLHNAVKFSDDGIITIHADVRGELAYIHVKDTGVGIDQETMKRIFEPYEQGDSSMTAIGGGLGLGLNISRQLVEMHGGTLQVESIVGEGSQFTFTLPLANKSSERLTNGKGELLTEVEPPDVNKIGLSANNPSLSHPFHYTHSIYKPRILAVDDDPINLQVLTTILAAEQYELETVTSGEAALARLNTKEWDLIIADVMMPHMSGYELTRTIREKYSISELPILLMTARSQSEDIYTGFLAGANDYVTKPADALELNVRVQALTNLKDSIGERLRMEAAWLQAQIQPHFLFNTLNTIISLSEVDTNRMAMLLDKFGCYLRQSFDSKNLNRVVSLKHERKLVDAYLYIEKERFGERLQVIWEVEETDVLYIPPLSLQTLIENAVRHGVLQRVEGGTIVIRILPKEEYTQITIQDDGVGMDEGKVRQILTLRPDQKRGIGLLNTDQRLKQLYGAGLSIDSTVNKGTTVSFKVPNYSKGLSV; this is translated from the coding sequence TTGTCCAATAAAAAAATTATTTTCATCCTTTGTTTATTTATGCTAGTACTCACAGGATTCCGGATGATATGGCTTTTTACTTCGTTATCTCCGATCACAGTGGAAACGCAACTTAATGTGGCTTTGGAAAGACGTCACTTCACATCTATGGCTATGCAAATCTTAGTAGCTGCAGTTACATTTTTACATTTTGTCTTAGGCTTTATTCTCTACTTTTGGCGACGTCAACATATAGAATCTTTATATCTTGGAATTGCTGCAATTTGTAAATCCATTTCAATCCTGTTAGAAGAAGACAGATTACTGTTATTGTACTTACCGATGAATGAGGTTTGGGTAGAGAAAGTTTTGGTCATTACTTATATCGGAACAACCGCCTTTATATTACTTTTTATTAATAAGATATTTTTTCAAAACTCTATTCGTATTCGTAAAGATAAAACGAATAAGATTTTCCAGTCAATGGTCGTCATGTATGCCGTGTTGTCTGTACTAACCATCTTTCTACCCTACGAAATGATCCATTTTGTGAAACCTATCATTTTTATAGTAGCGATTTTTTCATATATGATAATTGCGAAAATGACATGGGAACCGATAAAGAATGGTAATCGGGAAAATGTCATTTTATTACTAGGAGCAGCAGGGACGGTCTCAAGTTTCCTATGGCCATTTCTCGTGGTAAACAGCCAAATCGAACTCTCCTATTACCCAATAGATGCGCTTGTCGTATTTTTGTCAATATCAATCTTATTGTTTGGACGTTTCTTTCAAGTAAGTGATCAAAACAAGGAGCTTGCCATCAAGCTACAACATGAAATTAAACGCAAAGATGATTTTCTTGCTAATACATCTCATGAGCTACGAAATCCGCTCCACGGTATTATTAATATTGCACAGTCGGTTTTGCAAAATAGAGTGGATCCACTAACGAGAGAAAAAAATATTGAACTGGTTGTGACGATTGGTCGTCATATGTCGAGAACATTAGATGATTTGTTGGATATTACACGGCTAAAGGAACATCAAATTCATCTAGAAAAAGAAAGTCTTGCTATTCATACCGTTACTTCAGGCGTAGTGGACATGCTTAGATTTATGGCAGCAAATAAAGATATTCAACTAGACGTACAAATCCCACATGATTACCCAGAGGTCATGGCTGATAAAAATCGACTCATTCAAATAGTATTCAACCTTCTTCATAATGCAGTGAAGTTTTCGGATGATGGCATCATCACCATTCATGCTGATGTACGAGGCGAGCTGGCCTATATTCATGTCAAGGATACAGGAGTTGGTATTGATCAAGAAACGATGAAACGAATTTTTGAGCCTTATGAGCAAGGTGATTCTAGTATGACGGCCATTGGTGGAGGCTTAGGTCTTGGGCTGAATATTAGCCGCCAATTAGTAGAAATGCATGGGGGCACGCTACAGGTAGAGTCAATTGTAGGGGAAGGCAGTCAATTTACATTTACATTACCACTTGCTAATAAGAGTAGTGAACGATTGACGAATGGGAAAGGGGAGCTCTTAACAGAAGTTGAACCACCTGATGTCAACAAAATAGGGTTATCTGCCAACAATCCATCGCTTTCGCATCCATTCCACTACACGCATAGTATTTATAAACCTAGAATTTTAGCCGTGGACGATGATCCCATTAATTTGCAAGTGCTGACTACTATTTTAGCGGCTGAACAATATGAACTTGAAACAGTAACGAGTGGCGAGGCAGCATTGGCTCGTTTAAACACAAAGGAATGGGATTTAATTATTGCTGATGTGATGATGCCCCATATGTCTGGCTATGAATTGACGCGCACCATTCGAGAAAAGTATTCGATTTCTGAACTCCCTATTTTACTTATGACTGCACGTAGCCAATCGGAAGATATTTATACTGGTTTTCTTGCAGGAGCCAATGATTACGTGACAAAACCGGCTGACGCATTAGAGTTAAATGTCCGAGTTCAAGCATTAACCAATTTAAAGGATTCAATTGGTGAACGCCTTCGTATGGAGGCGGCCTGGCTACAAGCACAAATTCAGCCCCATTTTTTATTTAACACCTTGAATACAATTATTTCTTTAAGTGAAGTAGATACAAATCGAATGGCTATGCTATTAGATAAATTCGGTTGCTATTTAAGACAAAGTTTTGATTCTAAAAATCTAAATCGAGTCGTCTCCTTGAAGCACGAGCGTAAATTAGTGGATGCTTATTTGTATATTGAAAAAGAACGTTTTGGTGAACGACTACAAGTAATATGGGAAGTGGAAGAAACGGATGTGTTATACATTCCGCCGCTTTCTCTCCAAACACTAATTGAAAATGCAGTGAGACATGGTGTGCTGCAACGTGTAGAGGGAGGTACGATTGTGATTCGTATTCTTCCCAAAGAGGAGTATACACAAATTACGATTCAGGATGATGGCGTTGGGATGGATGAAGGCAAAGTAAGACAAATTCTTACCCTTCGACCCGATCAAAAAAGAGGAATCGGTTTACTTAATACAGACCAGCGTTTAAAGCAATTGTATGGTGCAGGGCTGTCTATCGACAGTACGGTAAATAAAGGGACAACAGTATCATTCAAAGTACCTAATTATTCGAAGGGACTATCAGTCTAA
- a CDS encoding diguanylate cyclase domain-containing protein: MVNYFFNKTEENIGQNPIAIDLELIKYALNQSVMLAVMDNEGKIIHINDNYRDTLKYSLADLYMQDFQVLNSGYHSEGFYHDIQRILSAGEKWTGEICQRAKNGELHWLKTVIIPLGDAGNQPAQSMIVSVDITDQKNNGRWQYLACHNELTGLPNRRMLDLSIGTYIGRVKKKRTKLAVLFLDINQFKTINDTYGHAVGDLFLKEVANRLADLPILKNRVFHLSGDEFVMILEDMENLEEQVHLIMSLFDRLFDLQSYQIDASASIGISIYPDQATNREMLINQADLAMFEAKQYGGNSYEVYQ; encoded by the coding sequence ATGGTCAACTACTTTTTTAATAAAACTGAAGAGAATATAGGGCAGAACCCGATTGCAATAGATCTAGAGTTAATTAAATATGCACTGAATCAATCTGTGATGCTCGCAGTAATGGATAATGAAGGAAAAATCATTCATATTAATGATAATTATCGCGATACATTGAAATATTCCTTGGCAGATTTATATATGCAGGATTTCCAAGTGTTAAATTCAGGCTATCATTCTGAAGGATTTTATCATGACATTCAAAGAATACTGAGTGCCGGAGAAAAATGGACAGGTGAAATTTGTCAACGGGCGAAAAATGGAGAGTTGCATTGGCTTAAGACGGTCATTATTCCATTGGGGGATGCTGGGAATCAGCCGGCACAATCTATGATTGTTTCGGTAGACATTACAGACCAAAAAAATAATGGCAGATGGCAATACCTCGCCTGCCACAACGAACTGACCGGTTTACCGAATCGTAGAATGTTAGATTTATCGATCGGGACATACATTGGGAGGGTGAAGAAAAAGCGTACGAAGCTTGCTGTTCTATTTTTAGATATCAATCAGTTCAAAACAATCAATGATACTTATGGACATGCAGTCGGTGATTTGTTTTTGAAAGAAGTAGCTAATCGCCTAGCAGATCTACCTATTCTCAAAAACCGAGTTTTTCATCTAAGTGGAGATGAATTTGTCATGATCCTTGAAGATATGGAAAACTTAGAGGAACAAGTTCATTTAATCATGTCTTTATTTGATAGATTATTCGACTTACAATCTTATCAAATTGATGCAAGTGCTAGTATTGGCATTAGTATTTATCCAGATCAAGCAACCAACCGCGAAATGCTGATTAATCAAGCAGACTTGGCCATGTTTGAAGCAAAGCAATATGGTGGGAATAGTTATGAGGTTTATCAATGA
- a CDS encoding polysaccharide deacetylase family protein has product MIKDNDVKFKLSKALFLFLVLLSIAGCGLFEGEKGSKGNSKEIVAAPEPIVRYAGEKSEVILSVPTTNRELTLTFNGMADEKTMKLLLDELDLYEIKATFFLPGIRVAEEPAIAKEVLSRGHEIENNTLNQLDMSELSYEQIYKEIDLSNEIIKKETGVTPRYIRTKSGEYNDDIRLVTAQLGMDAVISYNINPKDWDMKDAKSIGEYIEKYISRGGIISLNTHLNPEVIPAIAYLSKAAEDIGYKFITLEKLLENGDEMKALNEIKGFDAIKVNLDYENIQPNLIYDVARNDKLITLTFDDWASDRTVTKVLDILAEYDLKATFFLIGSGVERNPNLARAILKEGHEVASHSYGHKIVTQMEPLELQEDLVKAHEVLTVAIQQQPTMLFRPATGEINEEAAKIITATGYPAIALYDVTVLDWDVRNKAEDIVRKVMEKTKAGSVILLHILDDTHTIEALPMVIEGLTSKGYQFVKMSELIE; this is encoded by the coding sequence ATGATTAAAGATAACGATGTGAAGTTCAAATTAAGTAAAGCTCTTTTTTTATTCTTAGTTCTTTTAAGTATAGCGGGATGCGGTTTGTTTGAGGGGGAGAAGGGTTCTAAAGGAAATAGTAAGGAAATAGTGGCAGCACCTGAGCCAATTGTTCGCTATGCAGGTGAGAAAAGTGAAGTGATTTTATCTGTACCGACAACGAATAGGGAGTTAACTTTAACCTTTAATGGGATGGCGGACGAAAAAACAATGAAATTACTATTAGATGAATTAGATTTGTATGAAATTAAGGCTACATTCTTTTTGCCGGGAATAAGGGTAGCTGAAGAGCCAGCTATAGCCAAGGAGGTTCTCTCTAGGGGGCATGAAATTGAGAATAACACATTAAATCAGTTGGATATGAGTGAACTTAGTTATGAGCAAATATATAAAGAAATTGACTTGAGTAATGAAATTATCAAAAAAGAAACAGGAGTAACTCCACGCTATATACGAACTAAATCAGGAGAATATAATGACGATATTCGTTTAGTCACAGCACAGTTGGGTATGGATGCAGTCATTAGCTATAATATTAACCCAAAAGATTGGGATATGAAAGATGCAAAAAGTATTGGAGAATACATCGAAAAATATATCTCAAGAGGAGGAATCATTTCGTTAAATACGCATCTGAATCCGGAAGTGATTCCAGCAATTGCTTATCTTTCTAAAGCTGCCGAGGATATAGGCTATAAGTTTATTACGCTTGAGAAGTTGCTTGAGAATGGTGATGAAATGAAGGCCTTAAATGAAATAAAAGGCTTTGATGCAATTAAGGTTAATTTAGATTATGAAAACATACAGCCGAATCTTATTTATGATGTAGCTAGAAACGATAAATTGATTACGCTGACTTTTGATGACTGGGCTAGTGATCGTACAGTTACGAAAGTATTAGATATTTTAGCCGAATATGATTTGAAAGCAACATTTTTTCTTATAGGCAGTGGTGTGGAAAGAAACCCGAACTTGGCAAGGGCCATCCTTAAAGAAGGGCACGAAGTAGCTAGTCATTCTTATGGTCACAAAATTGTTACACAAATGGAGCCGCTTGAATTACAAGAGGATTTAGTGAAAGCTCATGAAGTGTTGACGGTGGCTATACAGCAACAGCCTACCATGTTATTTAGACCAGCAACAGGAGAAATTAATGAAGAAGCTGCCAAAATTATAACTGCTACGGGCTATCCGGCAATTGCACTCTATGATGTAACCGTTTTGGATTGGGATGTACGTAATAAAGCAGAAGATATCGTACGGAAAGTAATGGAGAAGACAAAAGCGGGAAGTGTTATTTTACTCCATATTCTTGATGATACACATACGATAGAGGCATTACCGATGGTGATAGAAGGATTGACAAGTAAAGGATATCAGTTCGTAAAAATGTCGGAACTGATCGAATGA
- a CDS encoding nucleotide sugar dehydrogenase, with protein MTEGLYWEIVNQQEKIAVVGLGYVGLPVAIAFSKKAKVIGFDVNEEKVANYEQGIDVTGDVGDAVVKECSIDFTSEEEKLEGIHFFVVAVPTPVQSGNVPNLKFVQNASRTVGRKLTKGAIVVYESTVYPGVTEEICIPILEEESGLKCGVDFKVGYSPERINPGDKVHTLENIVKIVSGIDEETRDVVAKVYELIIDAGVYKAECIKVAEAAKVIENAQRDINIAFMNELSMLFNHMGIDTQAVLKAAGTKWNFLNFTPGLVGGHCIGIDPYYLTFKAEDTGYHSKIMLAGRHVNDGMGKYVAQHIMKTLVQKKHETKNVRIGILGLSFKENCTDFRNTKVMDIIEELEEYGITPFIVDPLVDKEQVYQEYGIELSELASLKDMNAIVVAVPHEQFVDLSVTDFEKMYSLYATKIMIDIKGLYRRVDFENNGFYYWSL; from the coding sequence ATGACAGAGGGATTGTACTGGGAGATTGTTAATCAACAAGAGAAAATTGCTGTCGTAGGCTTAGGTTATGTCGGATTACCTGTTGCTATAGCCTTTTCGAAGAAGGCAAAAGTGATTGGTTTTGATGTGAATGAGGAGAAAGTGGCTAATTATGAGCAGGGAATCGATGTGACAGGCGATGTTGGAGATGCCGTCGTGAAAGAGTGTTCCATTGATTTTACTTCAGAGGAGGAGAAGCTTGAAGGTATTCATTTTTTTGTTGTAGCCGTTCCTACTCCTGTTCAAAGTGGAAATGTCCCTAATCTTAAATTTGTTCAAAATGCTAGTCGGACTGTAGGTAGAAAACTAACAAAAGGTGCAATTGTTGTCTATGAATCGACTGTGTATCCTGGCGTTACTGAAGAAATATGCATACCTATCTTAGAAGAAGAGTCTGGTTTGAAGTGTGGAGTTGATTTTAAAGTAGGCTACTCACCAGAACGCATTAACCCGGGGGATAAAGTGCATACACTTGAAAATATCGTGAAAATTGTTTCTGGCATTGACGAGGAAACTAGGGATGTAGTTGCCAAAGTGTATGAATTGATTATTGATGCGGGTGTATACAAGGCCGAATGTATTAAAGTAGCTGAGGCAGCTAAAGTAATTGAAAATGCACAACGTGATATTAATATTGCGTTTATGAATGAGCTATCCATGCTTTTTAATCATATGGGAATCGATACACAAGCAGTATTGAAGGCCGCGGGTACGAAGTGGAACTTTTTAAATTTTACACCTGGTCTAGTTGGTGGACATTGTATTGGGATTGACCCATACTATTTAACTTTCAAGGCAGAGGATACAGGCTATCATTCAAAGATTATGCTTGCAGGTCGACATGTTAATGATGGTATGGGGAAATATGTGGCGCAGCATATTATGAAAACATTAGTTCAAAAAAAACATGAAACAAAAAATGTGAGAATTGGCATACTTGGCTTGTCTTTTAAGGAGAATTGTACAGATTTTCGTAATACAAAAGTGATGGATATTATCGAAGAGCTTGAGGAATATGGTATCACTCCTTTTATTGTCGATCCGTTGGTGGATAAAGAACAAGTCTATCAGGAGTATGGCATTGAATTATCTGAGCTAGCTTCATTAAAGGATATGAATGCTATAGTCGTGGCGGTTCCTCACGAACAATTTGTAGATTTAAGTGTGACTGATTTTGAAAAAATGTATAGCTTGTATGCTACAAAAATAATGATAGATATTAAAGGATTATATCGAAGAGTAGATTTTGAAAACAACGGTTTTTATTATTGGAGTCTCTAA